A window of the Zeugodacus cucurbitae isolate PBARC_wt_2022May chromosome 2, idZeuCucr1.2, whole genome shotgun sequence genome harbors these coding sequences:
- the LOC105213617 gene encoding uncharacterized protein LOC105213617, whose translation MHNYGNTFVRGPSPSYTDDATSENGMSATLPLESDLNIQSDVDNCIDKKFHCTYDAGQSGAIKKSRKTFAFWTIFLILLALTIGNLILMLIIFAVMHLGRGINGLEIIPEHDLIKFYGYTDLDRVYSKQTGRIEGFIDDPVTISGDDGVYVRLHKNGQAFNRLTLDKSGIQFQAVNNFEVKDSTSGDTIFTSHRPHYNIPAGAESLLAKTVSASRIASPIGSALNIDADVGIAFKGSEGISLDAANVLIQSLSYDMTVNSTEGLIVLEAGDGIYLDMDKIPIVSSEFGLRTGSIQYKICVCMPKGNLFRIPVPRIRSGPKVTCAHFNVKHDPCT comes from the coding sequence ATGCACAATTATGGAAACACTTTTGTGCGTGGACCTTCACCATCCTACACTGATGATGCAACGTCGGAGAATGGCATGTCGGCCACCCTTCCTTTGGAGTCAGATCTGAACATACAATCCGATGTTGACAACTGCATAGACAAGAAATTCCATTGCACATATGATGCTGGACAGAGTGGTGCTATCAAAAAAAGTCGCAAAACTTTCGCCTTTTGGACGATCTTCCTTATACTGCTAGCACTCACCATAGGCAATCTTATACTTATGCTGATAATATTCGCAGTGATGCATCTTGGTCGTGGTATTAATGGACTAGAGATAATACCTGAACACGATTTGATTAAGTTTTACGGTTACACCGATTTAGATCGTGTATACAGTAAGCAAACAGGACGCATTGAAGGTTTCATTGATGATCCGGTTACCATAAGCGGCGATGATGGTGTCTATGTGCGACTTCATAAGAATGGTCAGGCTTTCAATCGCTTGACATTGGACAAATCCGGCATACAGTTTCAAGCGGTTAACAATTTCGAGGTGAAAGATTCGACCAGTGGTGATACTATCTTCACATCGCACCGCCCACACTACAATATCCCAGCTGGTGCGGAAAGTTTACTGGCAAAAACGGTAAGCGCCAGCCGCATAGCAAGTCCCATCGGTAGCGCATTGAATATTGATGCAGATGTGGGTATTGCATTCAAAGGCTCTGAGGGTATCTCATTAGATGCTGCAAATGTGCTGATACAGTCACTTTCCTATGACATGACTGTCAATTCAACCGAAGGACTTATCGTTTTGGAGGCTGGTGACGGCATCTACTTGGATATGGATAAAATACCAATTGTCAGCTCTGAATTCGGTCTGCGTACTGGAagtattcaatataaaatatgcgtTTGCATGCCGAAGGGTAATCTTTTTCGAATACCAGTACCTAGAATACGTAGTGGACCCAAAGTAACATGTGCCCATTTCAACGTAAAACATGATCCGTGTACTTAA